In the genome of Amia ocellicauda isolate fAmiCal2 chromosome 3, fAmiCal2.hap1, whole genome shotgun sequence, one region contains:
- the bace2 gene encoding beta-secretase 2 → MAAPSPFGFNLRFPGHPCRAGGHWGHMNMALHVFWLVLLFRTCNSQFTFPLKCFPGKFMSSVDLDLSPLQKNNGTPTDGLSLASDPAGQVSFLSMLNNLMGDSGRGYYIEMSIGTPAQKLNILVDTGSSNFAVAGAPDPYVTHFFNSKLSTTYTPSYRSVSVRYTQGNWEGELGTDRVSITKGPSSTITINIASILTSDGFFLPGVSWQGILGLAYPMLARPDASVEPFFNSLVEQAAIPNVFSLQMCGSGVSAASDTEPAVGSLIMGGIEPTLYKGSIWYTPIKQEWYYQVEILKLEVGGQNLNLDCKEYNVDKAIVDSGTTLLRLPDNVFAAVVGAIIRTSLVQQFSDGFWTGTKLACWVKGETPWKFFPKISIYLRGMNASQSFRVTIMPQLYVQPIADVDNTLDCYRFGISSSTSGLVIGATVMEGFYVIFDRAQKRVGFAVSTCAETGGLPISEIAGPFLATDVSSDCSSEPALRESELWLISYSLMGLCAFVLLILVVLLLLPCRCGRGNNPGELNDESSLVRNRIR, encoded by the exons ATGGCTGCACCCTCTCCGTTTGGATTTAACTTGCGTTTTCCTGGCCATCCCTGCCGTGCTGGCGGACATTGGGGGCACATGAACATGGCCCTACATGTATTCtggttggttttgttgtttAGGACTTGTAACTCTCAGTTTACTTTCCCCCTCAAATGTTTCCCTGGAAAGTTCATGTCCTCCGTGGATTTGGATCTGAGCCCCCTGCAGAAGAACAACGGGACCCCCACAGATGGGCTCTCTCTGGCTTCAGACCCTGCTGGCCAAGTCAGCTTTTTATCCATGTTAAACAACTTAATGGGCGATTCTGGCAGGGGTTACTATATAGAGATGTCGATTGGGACTCCTGCACAGAAG CTGAATATATTGGTCGATACAGGAAGCAGTAACTTTGCAGTGGCTGGTGCTCCAGATCCCTACGTCACACACTTTTTCAACAGTAAACT cTCCACTACCTACACACCCAGTTACAGGTCCGTGTCTGTGAGATACACACAAGGGAATTGGGAAGGGGAACTTGGCACCGACAGAGTTTCTATAACGAAAGGACCAAGTAGCACCATTACTATCAACATTGCTTCCATCCTGACCTCAGACGGTTTCTTCTTGCCAGGGGTGAGCTGGCAAGGTATTCTGGGACTGGCCTACCCAATGCTGGCTAGG CCGGATGCATCGGTGGAGCCTTTCTTCAATTCCTTGGTGGAACAGGCGGCCATTCCCAATGTCTTCTCGCTCCAGATGTGTGGCTCGGGTGTGTCAGCAGCCAGTGATACCGAACCGGCTGTTGGGAGTCTG ATCATGGGTGGGATCGAACCAACTCTGTACAAGGGGTCAATTTGGTACACCCCCATCAAACAGGAATGGTACTACCAAGTTGAAATTCTAAAGTTGGAGGTCGGAGGCCAGAATTTAAACCTGGACTGTAAAGAG TACAATGTGGATAAAGCCATTGTCGACAGTGGGACCACTCTCCTGCGTCTTCCTGACAATGTCTTTGCTGCTGTGGTGGGGGCCATTATCCGCACATCCTTG GTCCAACAATTCTCAGATGGCTTCTGGACAGGCACTAAACTGGCATGCTGGGTGAAAGGGGAAACGCCCTGGAAATTCTTCCCCAAGATATCCATCTATCTGAGGGGCATGAACGCCAGCCAATCCTTCCGTGTCACCATAATGCCACAG TTGTATGTTCAGCCCATTGCGGATGTAGATAACACCCTGGACTGTTACCGGTTTGGCATCTCTTCATCTACCAGCGGGCTGGTGATTGGTGCCACGGTCATGGAGGGTTTCTACGTTATCTTTGACAGGGCTCAGAAGAGGGTGGGGTTTGCGGTTAGCACTTGTGCCg AGACAGGAGGCTTGCCCATCTCGGAGATCGCAGGTCCATTCTTGGCGACGGACGTGTCCTCCGACTGCTCCTCGGAGCCGGCCCTGCGGGAGTCCGAGCTGTGGCTCATCTCCTACTCTCTGATGGGCCTGTGCGCCTTCGTGCTGCTCATACTGGTCGTCCTCCTGCTCCTGCCCTGCCGCTGCGGCCGCGGGAACAACCCCGGAGAGCTCAACGACGAGTCATCGCTGGTCCGGAACCGCATCCGATAA